The following coding sequences are from one Kiritimatiellales bacterium window:
- a CDS encoding phage/plasmid primase, P4 family, translating to MAWGLFDEWSRKTRTGNYHPDSNREQWESWDTESCGEPVTIASIYDAARQMGFDMRRVSSAANGQNGGRSRAPDHAEVAAALWMELCDGGGCSSRLLQTAGAWWEYSDEGWKQKTLTDIKQIVTTMMQGRKEFCPYCSTSYVNSVLMHLGAFTYCGTQAPVGSWISDRTVESADNWIAFSDGSVVNVMQLALMVLRQQRGGTETLYRKKSPAFFSKNFAAYPFIPNGQCPKFQRYLDRIMPDPENQRMLQQLAGLALSDITHFEKMWFLTGGGANGKSVFADILAHLVGVQNVCNLDIKQMGERYLGWPLTENKLNISNDLTAVDASHMAKVEGFLKQIVSGQRLNVERKFHDTTTKKCTARLIFVTNSLPAFSDQSNAIFRRTVIIPFLENIPPEEQDQALTQRIVGSELPGVFTWAIRGLADVLGRSCVFESAASLATKERHFASCNLEKTFLNTYYQQNHTGFISSQRLHEQYQHWCEQNDCNPVGVTAFKKIVETVFPFVTDGQRTVEGIRQRGFVGISRKSQEEEVRIEREAIGVELMG from the coding sequence GTGGCATGGGGCTTGTTCGATGAATGGTCGCGCAAAACTCGTACTGGAAACTATCACCCAGATTCCAACCGCGAACAATGGGAAAGTTGGGACACCGAAAGCTGTGGGGAGCCTGTAACCATCGCTTCAATTTACGATGCCGCCCGGCAGATGGGCTTTGACATGCGCCGCGTCTCCAGTGCCGCTAACGGGCAGAATGGAGGGCGTTCTCGTGCTCCAGACCATGCGGAGGTCGCTGCAGCATTATGGATGGAACTTTGTGATGGCGGGGGATGCTCTTCCCGGCTTTTACAGACGGCAGGCGCCTGGTGGGAATACTCGGACGAAGGCTGGAAGCAAAAAACGCTTACGGACATCAAGCAGATTGTGACCACCATGATGCAAGGCCGGAAAGAATTCTGCCCATACTGCAGCACGTCGTACGTTAATTCGGTACTGATGCATCTCGGCGCGTTCACCTACTGTGGAACACAGGCTCCGGTGGGGAGCTGGATTAGTGACAGGACTGTTGAATCGGCGGACAACTGGATCGCTTTCAGCGATGGAAGTGTCGTCAATGTGATGCAATTAGCGTTAATGGTATTGCGCCAGCAGCGGGGAGGCACAGAAACATTATATCGGAAAAAGAGCCCCGCATTCTTTTCAAAAAACTTCGCCGCCTATCCGTTCATTCCTAACGGGCAATGCCCTAAATTTCAACGGTACCTAGACCGGATAATGCCGGATCCAGAAAATCAGCGGATGCTGCAACAACTGGCTGGATTGGCACTGTCAGATATTACGCATTTTGAAAAGATGTGGTTTTTGACTGGAGGAGGAGCCAACGGAAAAAGTGTCTTCGCTGATATCCTGGCTCATTTAGTCGGCGTACAAAATGTCTGCAATCTGGATATTAAACAGATGGGCGAGCGTTATCTCGGCTGGCCCCTGACTGAAAACAAGCTGAATATCTCAAATGACCTAACGGCGGTTGATGCTTCGCACATGGCGAAGGTAGAAGGATTCTTGAAACAGATAGTCAGTGGACAGCGACTCAATGTGGAGAGGAAATTTCATGATACAACGACGAAGAAATGTACAGCTCGGCTGATTTTTGTGACCAACAGCCTGCCGGCATTTAGCGATCAATCCAATGCTATCTTCCGCAGGACGGTCATCATTCCGTTCCTGGAAAACATTCCCCCGGAAGAACAGGACCAGGCCTTGACCCAGCGGATTGTTGGATCGGAGCTCCCAGGAGTCTTCACTTGGGCCATCCGGGGATTAGCGGATGTGCTGGGACGTAGTTGTGTATTTGAGTCTGCAGCTTCTCTGGCGACCAAGGAAAGGCATTTTGCTTCATGCAATTTGGAAAAAACCTTTCTTAATACATATTACCAGCAAAATCATACCGGGTTTATTTCAAGCCAAAGGCTGCATGAACAATACCAGCATTGGTGCGAGCAGAATGATTGTAATCCTGTTGGAGTAACTGCCTTCAAAAAGATTGTTGAGACTGTATTCCCATTTGTAACGGATGGACAACGGACGGTTGAAGGAATACGGCAACGAGGATTTGTTGGGATCAGCAGGAAAAGTCAGGAAGAGGAGGTCCGAATTGAACGTGAAGCTATTGGAGTGGAACTTATGGGGTAG
- a CDS encoding PD-(D/E)XK nuclease family protein, with translation MNLRELRKRPHLSNSQINQLLNVCSLQYYFERVARIPRAFNSASLVFGDCVHRTLKTVFLGLKAGRIPSIERYERMFSRLWELTNRDKEIKFPETEDIQSLDVKGRNMVRCFLEHIDPADKVQAVSEPFCVPVHAPDGSYIELPLIGEFDAVIKRNGQPVIVDWKTAARKWSKGDADKKFQASVYSYAWHQLYSVRPEIRFDVVTKTKVPGYEQHPTYRTEDDERRMALLIARAQQMIRHQVYYPAETGFYCKDCPYASDCKAWHQQPALAKAA, from the coding sequence ATGAATCTACGCGAATTAAGAAAACGTCCGCATTTATCCAACTCGCAAATCAACCAGCTGCTGAATGTCTGCTCGCTTCAATATTACTTTGAGCGCGTTGCGCGGATACCCAGAGCATTTAACAGTGCTTCATTGGTTTTTGGAGATTGCGTACACCGGACATTGAAAACTGTTTTTCTGGGACTGAAGGCCGGAAGGATACCCAGCATCGAACGCTATGAACGGATGTTCTCAAGACTGTGGGAGCTGACAAACCGGGATAAAGAAATCAAGTTTCCGGAAACGGAAGATATCCAGTCACTGGATGTCAAAGGCCGGAATATGGTACGTTGCTTTTTGGAGCACATTGATCCGGCAGACAAGGTACAGGCTGTCAGCGAGCCGTTTTGCGTGCCGGTACATGCTCCGGATGGCTCTTACATTGAACTTCCGCTGATCGGCGAGTTTGATGCTGTCATTAAGCGTAACGGCCAGCCGGTGATCGTGGATTGGAAGACTGCTGCGCGGAAGTGGAGCAAAGGCGATGCGGATAAGAAGTTTCAGGCGAGCGTTTACAGTTATGCCTGGCATCAACTCTATAGTGTTCGTCCGGAGATCCGTTTCGATGTCGTTACCAAAACCAAGGTTCCCGGCTATGAGCAGCATCCGACCTACCGGACAGAAGATGATGAACGCCGGATGGCGCTGCTGATTGCCAGAGCCCAGCAGATGATCCGGCATCAGGTGTATTATCCGGCAGAAACCGGATTCTACTGCAAAGACTGTCCGTATGCCAGCGACTGCAAGGCCTGGCACCAACAACCGGCATTGGCTAAGGCGGCTTAA
- a CDS encoding JAB domain-containing protein, with the protein MFIELKTELMAKEEPGGEEIADPEAVEPVVADMRLLAQEAFVVLTLNVKHQLIRRHLVTLGILDKVQIHAREVFRPAILDNAHHIILVHNHPSGDPERHHQQTERPRWN; encoded by the coding sequence TTGTTTATCGAACTAAAAACAGAATTGATGGCGAAAGAAGAGCCGGGCGGTGAAGAAATTGCCGACCCCGAAGCGGTGGAGCCAGTGGTTGCAGATATGCGCCTTTTGGCACAGGAGGCTTTTGTTGTACTGACTCTCAACGTCAAACATCAGCTTATCCGTCGTCATCTGGTCACGCTCGGAATTCTGGATAAGGTGCAGATCCATGCCCGGGAGGTTTTCCGCCCAGCCATTCTGGATAATGCACACCATATCATTCTGGTGCATAACCATCCATCCGGAGATCCGGAGCGCCATCATCAACAGACCGAAAGGCCACGCTGGAATTAA
- a CDS encoding SIR2 family protein: MIDPMTTLAFSLYENKGVYAFLLGSGVSRAAGIPTGYEIMPDLIKKVAGLEGEEAPSDPEKWFLEKYGQSATYSNIIEHLNGTPEERRNFLKKHFEPTDEEHEQGLKLPTKAHDAIAQLVKDGFIKVIITTNFDRLIESALAKVGITPTVLSSPDQLAGAVPLVHSDVTVIKLHGDYLNSWMKNTDTELSEYDSETNKWLDRILDEYGLIVCGWSGDWDHALRAAIERCSNRRFSAFWTARGALTDTASKLATCRDAKIIRIQDADIFFESVRDKVQALSDSNARHPISKNIAIAQIKRYLMNPSSEIALKELLYKETERVYANISNSNLTTIKQRIQMYEKECDLLLSLIIEGFFWCKDERIKHFIRAIQQLISLADPYRSRVYSNLQKYPALLLFYGASLSAIADGNYSLLKTIFDSLEIRDTSGTYPFF, from the coding sequence ATGATTGATCCGATGACAACGCTGGCTTTCTCCCTTTATGAAAATAAAGGCGTCTATGCTTTTTTGCTCGGCTCTGGCGTATCCCGGGCCGCAGGTATCCCGACAGGGTATGAAATCATGCCGGATTTGATTAAAAAGGTTGCGGGGCTAGAAGGAGAAGAGGCTCCTTCAGATCCAGAAAAGTGGTTTCTGGAAAAATATGGCCAATCCGCAACCTATAGTAATATCATTGAACATTTGAATGGGACACCTGAGGAACGTCGGAACTTTTTAAAGAAACACTTTGAACCTACCGATGAGGAACATGAACAGGGATTAAAACTTCCTACTAAAGCACATGATGCGATTGCCCAGCTTGTGAAAGATGGATTCATTAAGGTAATCATCACAACAAATTTCGATCGATTGATAGAATCAGCATTAGCAAAAGTAGGAATCACTCCCACAGTATTGAGTTCGCCAGATCAACTAGCAGGGGCAGTCCCCTTAGTACATTCAGATGTAACTGTTATCAAATTGCATGGTGATTATCTGAATTCTTGGATGAAAAACACTGACACCGAGTTATCTGAATATGATTCAGAAACCAATAAGTGGCTTGATCGGATTCTTGATGAATATGGGCTGATTGTTTGCGGATGGTCTGGGGATTGGGATCATGCTTTGCGTGCTGCAATTGAACGATGCTCGAATCGGCGATTCTCAGCATTTTGGACTGCTAGAGGTGCGTTGACAGATACTGCCAGTAAACTGGCAACGTGTCGGGATGCAAAAATCATCCGCATACAAGATGCTGATATCTTTTTTGAATCGGTTCGGGATAAAGTTCAAGCGCTCTCCGACTCAAACGCACGGCATCCTATATCTAAGAACATCGCAATTGCTCAAATAAAACGTTACCTCATGAATCCTTCCTCTGAAATTGCGTTAAAAGAATTGCTTTATAAAGAAACTGAGCGTGTTTACGCAAATATCAGCAATAGTAATCTGACAACCATTAAACAACGGATTCAAATGTATGAAAAGGAATGTGATTTATTGCTGTCTTTAATTATTGAAGGGTTTTTCTGGTGTAAAGACGAGCGCATCAAGCATTTTATTCGAGCAATACAACAGCTTATAAGTTTAGCAGATCCTTATCGGTCTCGTGTATATTCTAACTTACAAAAATATCCGGCATTATTGCTTTTTTATGGAGCATCATTATCTGCCATCGCAGATGGAAATTATTCCTTACTCAAAACTATTTTTGATTCTCTAGAGATACGTGATACCTCTGGAACGTATCCGTTTTTTTAG
- the infA gene encoding translation initiation factor IF-1 — translation MAKDDVIEVEGVVEKVLPATMYNVKLENGHTVLAHISGKMRKNFIRIATGDRVTVEISPYDLTKGRISFRHKVSST, via the coding sequence ATGGCGAAAGATGATGTAATTGAAGTTGAAGGCGTGGTGGAAAAAGTTCTGCCGGCTACAATGTATAATGTGAAGCTCGAAAACGGCCATACGGTTCTGGCACATATTTCCGGGAAAATGCGTAAGAATTTTATCCGCATTGCCACCGGCGACCGCGTAACGGTTGAAATCTCTCCTTATGATTTAACGAAGGGACGTATTTCGTTCCGGCATAAAGTTTCATCTACGTAG
- the rpsU gene encoding 30S ribosomal protein S21, translating to MASTTCEVKLRRGEPVEKGLRRLKKLLDREGILKEMRGRRHFEKPGDKRRKKQARARSRAARDLRIANYTNS from the coding sequence ATGGCCAGTACAACATGTGAAGTAAAATTACGCCGTGGAGAACCGGTAGAAAAAGGACTCCGCCGCCTGAAAAAGCTGCTTGACCGCGAAGGTATTCTGAAAGAAATGCGCGGACGCCGGCACTTTGAGAAGCCGGGCGACAAACGTCGTAAAAAACAGGCACGCGCCCGCTCCCGCGCCGCTCGTGATCTGCGTATCGCCAACTATACTAATTCGTAA
- the recJ gene encoding single-stranded-DNA-specific exonuclease RecJ: protein MSANWKFKPVDEALAERFALDLNLPQPVAVLLVQRGCRTVEDAERFLNPSLAALRDPFELPDMDKAVERILHALSAGEPITVFGDYDVDGICSTAMLVRILRELGGRVSTYIPSRFTEGYGLSAEALQACLEEHSPALIITVDCGSNSTAAVELARTAGVDVVVTDHHELSGAPAPAVAVVNPKCAGDHPAKILAGVGVTFKLCHAILKTGRARGCTLCAAVDLRKYLDFVAVATVTDMVPLIDENRTLVRAGFQMLENSHWAGWNALKKLAGVDGAVQCWHAGFALGPRINAAGRTGSAAAALELLLTDLPARAEELAAQLDAANRERQEIERGIVDEAVAEIDAYFDKTKHYGLVIARSGWHPGVIGIVASRLVARYHRPVAVIGMDGNSGRGSCRSIDAFNVLEGLGACADLLKQYGGHSMAAGLEVQAENLDAFKIRFNAAAAAQLQNIDLQPVIEINSTVSLADISPAMLDGVKRSGPFGQDNREPVWAVFGVTAEDCRILQDKHLKLTLSDGIEMRDAIGFNLAEKLPAGNIDVAFTLQENVWNGRTTLQLHIKDIRTAARSDTL, encoded by the coding sequence ATGTCCGCGAATTGGAAATTTAAGCCGGTTGATGAAGCGCTTGCAGAGCGTTTTGCACTGGATCTAAACCTGCCGCAACCGGTTGCTGTACTGCTTGTACAGCGCGGCTGCCGTACGGTAGAAGATGCGGAGCGGTTTTTAAATCCGTCGCTCGCCGCACTGCGCGATCCGTTTGAACTGCCGGATATGGATAAAGCGGTGGAACGGATTTTGCACGCACTGAGTGCCGGCGAACCAATTACTGTATTCGGCGACTATGATGTCGACGGCATTTGCAGCACCGCCATGCTCGTCCGTATTCTGCGCGAACTCGGCGGTCGTGTTTCCACTTATATTCCCAGCCGTTTTACTGAGGGCTACGGCCTTTCCGCGGAAGCGCTCCAGGCGTGTCTGGAAGAACATTCGCCGGCGCTCATAATCACCGTTGACTGCGGCAGTAATTCGACCGCTGCGGTGGAGTTGGCGCGCACCGCCGGTGTCGATGTGGTTGTGACCGATCATCACGAACTGTCCGGTGCACCGGCACCGGCGGTTGCAGTGGTAAATCCGAAATGTGCCGGCGATCATCCGGCAAAAATTCTTGCCGGCGTCGGCGTTACCTTCAAGCTGTGCCATGCCATTCTGAAAACCGGCCGCGCAAGGGGGTGCACCCTGTGTGCGGCGGTGGATTTGAGGAAATATCTTGATTTTGTCGCTGTCGCCACTGTGACCGATATGGTTCCGCTGATTGATGAAAATCGCACACTTGTTCGCGCCGGTTTTCAAATGCTTGAGAACTCGCACTGGGCCGGCTGGAATGCATTAAAAAAGCTCGCTGGCGTCGATGGTGCGGTGCAATGCTGGCACGCCGGCTTTGCGCTTGGCCCGCGTATTAATGCCGCCGGGCGCACCGGCAGCGCCGCCGCCGCACTGGAACTGCTGCTCACAGATCTGCCGGCGCGTGCCGAAGAACTCGCTGCGCAGCTGGATGCTGCCAACCGTGAACGGCAGGAAATTGAGCGTGGCATCGTAGATGAGGCTGTGGCTGAAATTGATGCGTATTTTGATAAAACAAAACATTACGGACTCGTCATCGCACGTTCCGGCTGGCATCCCGGAGTTATCGGTATTGTCGCATCGCGGCTCGTTGCACGCTACCACCGGCCGGTCGCCGTGATCGGCATGGACGGCAACAGCGGTCGCGGTTCGTGCCGCAGTATCGACGCGTTTAATGTGCTCGAAGGGCTTGGTGCGTGCGCCGATTTATTGAAACAGTACGGTGGACATTCCATGGCTGCCGGTCTGGAAGTGCAGGCGGAAAACCTTGATGCATTTAAAATCCGGTTTAATGCAGCTGCCGCCGCACAACTGCAGAATATCGATTTACAGCCGGTGATTGAAATCAACAGCACCGTTTCACTGGCCGATATTTCGCCGGCGATGCTCGACGGCGTAAAACGTTCCGGTCCGTTCGGTCAGGACAACCGGGAGCCGGTCTGGGCGGTGTTCGGTGTTACGGCAGAGGACTGCCGGATTCTACAAGACAAGCATCTGAAGCTCACGTTGTCCGACGGCATAGAAATGCGCGACGCAATCGGTTTCAACCTTGCTGAAAAACTGCCTGCCGGTAACATTGACGTTGCTTTCACCCTGCAGGAAAATGTCTGGAACGGCCGCACGACGCTGCAACTGCATATTAAGGATATACGCACCGCAGCGCGGAGTGATACGCTTTAA
- a CDS encoding DUF4942 domain-containing protein: MNTIALIERHTVHEMVVAYHEAAKEIKQAYKLQGAARNRLSSAFGASYYFHVFSDKSNRYTVDELVADVLSNIKKGAWRVVVGRLGIRNLMCTKQSKELDEQLESGKGLPDITDEAIFGFLEQLHSQIGQLAKDSIMECFDMLRPRRITHKTNEKNARWELGPKIILKYWVEPNWSKGFQIRHHYCQCARVLCNAFSLLDSKGVVKSYGGDLTDAVSTTRQIGVNSGETEYFKFKCYKNGNLHLEFKRMDLVAKLNEIGGAGMLKTGS, encoded by the coding sequence ATGAATACAATAGCACTTATTGAGCGGCACACCGTCCATGAAATGGTGGTCGCCTACCACGAAGCAGCAAAGGAGATTAAACAGGCATACAAACTGCAGGGAGCGGCAAGAAACCGGCTGTCCAGTGCTTTCGGTGCCAGCTATTATTTCCATGTATTTTCAGATAAATCAAACCGCTACACCGTTGACGAATTGGTAGCTGATGTTCTGTCCAACATCAAAAAAGGAGCATGGCGTGTCGTCGTCGGACGCCTTGGTATCCGGAATCTGATGTGTACCAAACAGTCCAAAGAACTCGATGAGCAGCTGGAAAGCGGAAAAGGTCTGCCGGATATTACCGATGAAGCCATCTTTGGATTTCTTGAGCAACTGCACTCGCAGATTGGGCAGTTAGCAAAAGATTCCATCATGGAGTGTTTTGATATGCTGCGTCCTCGCCGGATTACTCACAAAACCAACGAGAAGAATGCCAGGTGGGAACTCGGCCCGAAAATCATTCTGAAATACTGGGTGGAACCCAATTGGTCGAAAGGATTTCAAATCCGGCATCACTATTGCCAATGCGCTCGCGTTCTATGCAATGCGTTTTCACTGTTGGACAGTAAAGGCGTGGTTAAATCCTACGGCGGAGATCTGACGGATGCCGTTAGTACAACACGCCAGATCGGAGTCAACAGCGGTGAAACAGAATATTTCAAATTCAAGTGTTACAAGAACGGCAATCTTCATCTGGAATTCAAACGGATGGATCTGGTTGCCAAACTCAACGAGATCGGCGGAGCCGGAATGCTGAAAACCGGCAGTTGA
- the rpsT gene encoding 30S ribosomal protein S20 encodes MPNIKSAKKRMRSSEKRREGNLAVKTKVKTSRRKSREALAAGSAETAAAAVSSYASTLDKAVKRGVIKKNTAIRRKRRAANALRKLAK; translated from the coding sequence ATGCCGAATATTAAAAGTGCCAAAAAAAGAATGCGTTCATCCGAAAAACGGCGTGAAGGCAATCTCGCGGTAAAAACGAAAGTGAAAACCTCCCGCCGTAAATCGCGCGAAGCGCTTGCCGCCGGTTCTGCCGAAACTGCCGCCGCAGCGGTCAGCAGCTACGCATCCACGCTGGATAAAGCGGTCAAACGCGGTGTCATCAAAAAAAATACCGCCATCCGCCGCAAACGCCGTGCCGCAAACGCACTGCGTAAACTGGCGAAATAA
- a CDS encoding sodium-dependent transporter: MAEKRSLWGSKIGFLMAAIGSAVGLGNIWRFSYMAFEHGGGAFLVPYFIALVTAGIPLMILEYVLGHREKASSPLAFVRVAPKLEFIGWWMPLAAFFGITVYYAAVLGWCINYLFSSFSLAWGADTQTYFFSSFLQITGSPLVLGGIRWPVFFATIGGWGLVWVICYRKINRGIEKACLLFMPLLFILTLGLVGWTLNLEGAWAGVVNNYLTPDWDKINVFANPAAWKVWSAAYGQIFFTLSLGFGIMITYSSYLPQKTDIPGNALWTCCTDCIYSFIAGFAVFGIVGFMAHTKGVDFSSVIKGGPQLAFVVYPEAINQLPFGRVAFGIMFFVVLIVAGISSAISLLEATACALMDKFNIPRRKAVTGLCIAGLFGSTIFTTRAGLMILDIVDHFITNYGLILGGIIQCILVGWIMKARVARAYVNTLGGTHLPRIWDFAIRWLTPVILSVIFLQTVITDLRQTYENYPWLSIILFGGLWMLAIFASSLLLAGRRWPPEKLRREHKPEDETLLT, translated from the coding sequence ATGGCGGAAAAACGGAGCCTCTGGGGAAGTAAGATCGGGTTTTTAATGGCGGCCATCGGCTCGGCAGTCGGGCTGGGAAATATCTGGCGCTTCAGCTATATGGCATTTGAACACGGCGGCGGCGCGTTTCTGGTGCCCTATTTTATTGCGCTCGTCACCGCCGGCATTCCGCTGATGATTCTTGAATATGTACTGGGACACCGCGAAAAAGCATCGTCACCGCTGGCATTTGTACGCGTGGCGCCGAAACTTGAATTCATTGGATGGTGGATGCCGCTGGCGGCATTTTTTGGAATAACCGTTTATTACGCCGCCGTACTCGGCTGGTGCATTAATTACCTTTTTTCCTCGTTCTCACTGGCGTGGGGTGCGGATACGCAAACCTATTTTTTCAGCAGCTTTCTGCAAATCACCGGCTCACCGCTCGTTCTCGGCGGAATCCGCTGGCCGGTGTTTTTTGCCACCATCGGCGGCTGGGGTCTCGTGTGGGTCATCTGCTATCGCAAAATTAATCGCGGCATCGAAAAAGCGTGCTTATTATTTATGCCGCTGCTTTTCATCTTAACACTGGGGCTTGTCGGCTGGACGCTGAACCTGGAGGGTGCCTGGGCGGGTGTAGTGAATAACTATCTTACGCCGGACTGGGATAAAATTAATGTGTTTGCCAATCCGGCGGCGTGGAAGGTGTGGAGTGCGGCGTACGGGCAGATTTTTTTCACGCTCTCGCTCGGCTTCGGCATCATGATTACATATTCCAGCTATCTGCCGCAGAAAACTGATATCCCCGGCAACGCGCTGTGGACGTGCTGCACCGACTGCATCTACTCGTTCATTGCCGGTTTTGCTGTTTTCGGCATCGTCGGTTTCATGGCGCACACCAAGGGCGTTGATTTCAGCAGCGTGATCAAGGGCGGGCCGCAGCTCGCATTCGTTGTGTATCCCGAAGCTATCAACCAGCTTCCCTTTGGACGCGTCGCATTTGGAATCATGTTTTTTGTTGTGCTGATCGTCGCCGGAATTTCTTCAGCGATTTCCCTGCTCGAAGCCACTGCCTGTGCGCTGATGGACAAATTTAATATTCCGCGCCGAAAGGCCGTGACCGGACTTTGCATCGCCGGACTCTTTGGCAGCACCATTTTCACCACGCGCGCCGGACTGATGATTCTCGACATCGTGGATCATTTTATCACCAATTACGGATTAATTCTCGGCGGCATTATTCAGTGCATTCTGGTCGGCTGGATCATGAAAGCGCGCGTTGCACGCGCATACGTCAACACGCTCGGCGGCACACATCTGCCGCGCATCTGGGATTTTGCAATACGCTGGCTCACGCCGGTGATCCTGTCTGTTATCTTCTTGCAAACCGTCATCACCGATCTCCGGCAGACCTACGAAAATTATCCGTGGCTTTCCATTATTCTGTTCGGCGGACTGTGGATGCTGGCTATCTTCGCCAGTTCACTCCTGCTGGCAGGCCGGCGCTGGCCGCCGGAAAAACTTCGCCGGGAGCATAAGCCGGAGGACGAAACACTGCTGACGTGA
- a CDS encoding ArdC-like ssDNA-binding domain-containing protein, giving the protein MTTKSSDINRIITDRFIERIKTTGILPWKQPWTSPALAPKNLISGKMYQGINLFLLHMLGFASPYWLTFKQISDLGGTIRKGEKAAIVVFRRQVKKPLEESEVDDPGVTPRQVHSYSMLRYYYVFNTEQCDGLPKEKLPDYTKIPSPELKSDEALRLMKEMPNPPHIQHNARYAAYNRVTDVIRMPPRVFFHNEHGYWEALFHELIHATGHERRLNRKEISAPSCSQSDEAKEELIAEMGAAFLCAHYGSLFFRLQSCDDFSVIID; this is encoded by the coding sequence ATGACAACGAAAAGTTCAGACATTAACCGAATCATTACCGATCGTTTTATTGAACGGATTAAAACCACCGGCATTCTGCCGTGGAAACAGCCGTGGACATCACCGGCGCTGGCGCCTAAGAATCTCATTTCTGGCAAAATGTATCAGGGCATTAATCTGTTCCTGCTTCACATGCTGGGATTTGCCTCGCCGTACTGGCTGACGTTTAAACAGATCTCAGATCTTGGCGGCACCATTCGTAAAGGCGAGAAAGCGGCCATTGTTGTATTTCGCCGGCAGGTGAAAAAGCCGCTGGAAGAATCCGAAGTTGATGATCCCGGTGTAACACCCCGTCAGGTGCACAGCTATTCGATGCTCAGATACTATTATGTGTTTAACACCGAACAGTGCGACGGGCTGCCCAAAGAGAAACTGCCGGATTATACCAAGATTCCTTCACCGGAACTGAAATCGGATGAAGCTCTGCGGCTGATGAAGGAAATGCCCAACCCGCCGCACATCCAGCACAATGCTCGGTATGCGGCGTATAACCGGGTCACTGATGTGATTCGTATGCCACCGCGAGTGTTTTTCCACAATGAGCACGGTTATTGGGAAGCGCTCTTTCACGAACTGATACATGCCACCGGCCATGAGCGGCGTTTAAATCGTAAAGAAATCAGCGCTCCGTCATGCAGTCAATCCGATGAAGCCAAAGAAGAACTGATAGCCGAAATGGGTGCAGCGTTTTTGTGTGCACACTACGGTAGCCTCTTTTTTAGGTTACAGAGTTGTGATGATTTTAGTGTCATTATTGACTGA